The proteins below are encoded in one region of Coturnix japonica isolate 7356 chromosome 10, Coturnix japonica 2.1, whole genome shotgun sequence:
- the CORO2B gene encoding coronin-2B isoform X1, protein MRDLHKSNVLGSKHGSLMSWRPQYRSSKFRNVYGKVASREHCFDGIPITKNVHDNHFCAVNARFLAIVTESAGGGSFLVIPLEQTGRIEPNYPKVCGHQGNVLDIKWNPFIENIIASCSEDTSVRIWEIPEGGLKRNMTEAVLELYGHSRRVGLVEWHPTTNNILFSAGYDYKVLIWNLDIGEPVKMIDCHTDVILCMSFNTDGSLLATSCKDKKLRVVEPRSGRVLQEASCKNHRVNRVVFLGSTKRLLTTGVSRWNTRQIALWDQEDLSMPLIEEEIDGLSGLLFPFYDADTHMLYLAGKGDGNIRYYEIGSEKPYLSYLMEFRSPAPQKGLGVMPKHGLDVSACEVFRFYKLVTLKGLIEPISMIVPRRSETYQEDIYPMTPGTEPALTPDEWLSGVNRDPILMSLKEGYKKTSKIVFKAPVREKKSVVVNGIDLLENVPPRTENELLRMFFRQQDEIRRLKDELSQKDIRIRQLQLELKNLRNSPKNN, encoded by the exons ATGAGGGACCTACACAAGTCTAACGTGCTGGGGAGCAAACACGGCAGCCTG ATGTCATGGCGCCCGCAGTACCGCAGCTCCAAGTTCCGCAACGTCTACGGGAAGGTGGCGAGCCGGGAGCACTGCTTCGATGGCATCCCCATCACCAAGAACGTGCACGACaatcatttctgtgctgtcaaTGCCCGTTTCCTCGCCATCGTCACCGAGAGTGCCGGCGGCGGCTCCTTCCTCGTCATCCCACTCGAGCAG ACAGGCCGGATAGAGCCAAACTACCCCAAAGTCTGTGGCCACCAGGGCAATGTGCTCGACATCAAGTGGAACCCCTTCATTGAGAACATCATTGCCTCGTGCTCTGAGGACACCTCG GTGCGGATATGGGAAATCCCAGAGGGGGGTCTGAAGAGGAACATGACGGAGGCGGTGCTGGAGCTGTATGGGCACAGCCGGCGCGTTGGCTTGGTCGAGTGGCACCCCACCACCAACAACATCCTCTTCAGCGCCGGTTACGACTACAAG GTCCTCATCTGGAACTTGGACATCGGGGAGCCCGTCAAGATGATCGACTGCCACACAGACGTCATCCTCTGCATGTCCTTCAACACGGATGGcagcctgctggccacctcCTGCAAGGACAAGAAGCTGCGGGTGGTGGAGCCGCGCTCCGGCCGAGTGCTGCAG GAAGCCAGCTGCAAGAACCACCGTGTCAACCGCGTGGTCTTCCTGGGCAGCACGAAGCGGCTGCTCACCACTGGGGTCTCACGCTGGAACACACGGCAGATCGCGCTCTGGGACCAG GAAGATCTCTCCATGCCCCTCATTGAGGAGGAGATTGATGGGCTCTCGGGGCTGCTCTTCCCTTTCTACGACGCAGACACTCACATGCTGTATTTAGCTGGCAAG GGTGACGGCAACATTCGGTACTATGAGATTGGCTCAGAGAAGCCCTACCTAAGCTACCTGATGGAGTTCcgctccccagccccacagaaagGACTGG GGGTGATGCCGAAGCATGGGCTGGACGTGTCTGCCTGTGAGGTCTTCCGCTTCTACAAGCTGGTCACCCTGAAGGGGCTCATTGAGCCCATCTCCATGATTGTGCCAAGGAGG TCAGAGACGTACCAAGAGGACATTTACCCCATGACCCCGGGCACGGAGCCGGCCCTCACACCCGACGAGTGGCTGAGTGGGGTGAACAGAG ACCCCATCCTGATGTCACTGAAGGAGGGCTACAAGAAAACATCCAAAATCGTCTTCAAGGCGCCGGTGAGAGAGAAGAAGAGCGTGGTGGTGAATGGCATCGACCTGCTGGAGAACGTGCCGCCCCGCACCGAGAACGAG CTCCTTCGGATGTTCTTCCGGCAGCAGGACGAGATCCGGCGGCTGAAGGACGAGCTCTCACAGAAAGACATTCGGATCCGTCAGCTACAGCTGGAGCTGAAGAATTTACGCAACAGCCCGAAGAATAATTAA
- the CORO2B gene encoding coronin-2B isoform X2, with product MSWRPQYRSSKFRNVYGKVASREHCFDGIPITKNVHDNHFCAVNARFLAIVTESAGGGSFLVIPLEQTGRIEPNYPKVCGHQGNVLDIKWNPFIENIIASCSEDTSVRIWEIPEGGLKRNMTEAVLELYGHSRRVGLVEWHPTTNNILFSAGYDYKVLIWNLDIGEPVKMIDCHTDVILCMSFNTDGSLLATSCKDKKLRVVEPRSGRVLQEASCKNHRVNRVVFLGSTKRLLTTGVSRWNTRQIALWDQEDLSMPLIEEEIDGLSGLLFPFYDADTHMLYLAGKGDGNIRYYEIGSEKPYLSYLMEFRSPAPQKGLGVMPKHGLDVSACEVFRFYKLVTLKGLIEPISMIVPRRSETYQEDIYPMTPGTEPALTPDEWLSGVNRDPILMSLKEGYKKTSKIVFKAPVREKKSVVVNGIDLLENVPPRTENELLRMFFRQQDEIRRLKDELSQKDIRIRQLQLELKNLRNSPKNN from the exons ATGTCATGGCGCCCGCAGTACCGCAGCTCCAAGTTCCGCAACGTCTACGGGAAGGTGGCGAGCCGGGAGCACTGCTTCGATGGCATCCCCATCACCAAGAACGTGCACGACaatcatttctgtgctgtcaaTGCCCGTTTCCTCGCCATCGTCACCGAGAGTGCCGGCGGCGGCTCCTTCCTCGTCATCCCACTCGAGCAG ACAGGCCGGATAGAGCCAAACTACCCCAAAGTCTGTGGCCACCAGGGCAATGTGCTCGACATCAAGTGGAACCCCTTCATTGAGAACATCATTGCCTCGTGCTCTGAGGACACCTCG GTGCGGATATGGGAAATCCCAGAGGGGGGTCTGAAGAGGAACATGACGGAGGCGGTGCTGGAGCTGTATGGGCACAGCCGGCGCGTTGGCTTGGTCGAGTGGCACCCCACCACCAACAACATCCTCTTCAGCGCCGGTTACGACTACAAG GTCCTCATCTGGAACTTGGACATCGGGGAGCCCGTCAAGATGATCGACTGCCACACAGACGTCATCCTCTGCATGTCCTTCAACACGGATGGcagcctgctggccacctcCTGCAAGGACAAGAAGCTGCGGGTGGTGGAGCCGCGCTCCGGCCGAGTGCTGCAG GAAGCCAGCTGCAAGAACCACCGTGTCAACCGCGTGGTCTTCCTGGGCAGCACGAAGCGGCTGCTCACCACTGGGGTCTCACGCTGGAACACACGGCAGATCGCGCTCTGGGACCAG GAAGATCTCTCCATGCCCCTCATTGAGGAGGAGATTGATGGGCTCTCGGGGCTGCTCTTCCCTTTCTACGACGCAGACACTCACATGCTGTATTTAGCTGGCAAG GGTGACGGCAACATTCGGTACTATGAGATTGGCTCAGAGAAGCCCTACCTAAGCTACCTGATGGAGTTCcgctccccagccccacagaaagGACTGG GGGTGATGCCGAAGCATGGGCTGGACGTGTCTGCCTGTGAGGTCTTCCGCTTCTACAAGCTGGTCACCCTGAAGGGGCTCATTGAGCCCATCTCCATGATTGTGCCAAGGAGG TCAGAGACGTACCAAGAGGACATTTACCCCATGACCCCGGGCACGGAGCCGGCCCTCACACCCGACGAGTGGCTGAGTGGGGTGAACAGAG ACCCCATCCTGATGTCACTGAAGGAGGGCTACAAGAAAACATCCAAAATCGTCTTCAAGGCGCCGGTGAGAGAGAAGAAGAGCGTGGTGGTGAATGGCATCGACCTGCTGGAGAACGTGCCGCCCCGCACCGAGAACGAG CTCCTTCGGATGTTCTTCCGGCAGCAGGACGAGATCCGGCGGCTGAAGGACGAGCTCTCACAGAAAGACATTCGGATCCGTCAGCTACAGCTGGAGCTGAAGAATTTACGCAACAGCCCGAAGAATAATTAA